The Gadus macrocephalus chromosome 9, ASM3116895v1 genomic interval CGAAAGGTCTGGAGGAGGAGTGATAATGGCTGCCTGATCAACACTGGATCAGGGTCAAACATGGCGGCAACGACCCACCAACATCACAGATGAACCAGATGCTCGATCACTTCCTTACTGCTGATCAAAAGTCTGAGGCGCCACCAAGAGTTAAAGAACTCAAAATATCAGTAAGCTAATAAGCCGAAGTATTCAATGTATCCATctgtgtccgtccgtccatcccgccgtctgtctgcctgtctgtcagtctgtctgtcagtcagtctgtcagtcagtctgtgtatttgtgtgtgtgtgtgtgtctttgtctctctctgtgtgtgtgtgtgtgtgtgtgtgtgtgtgtgtgtgtgtgtgtgtgtgtgtgtgtgtgtgtgtgtgtgtgtgtgtgtgtgtgtgtgtgtgtgtgtgtgtgtgtgtgtgtgtgtgtgtgtgtgtctctccctctctccccctacctTCATCGTATCTCAGGCGGGCGGCCGTCCCGGGCGCCGCGCTGGGCTCCCCCTGGTACAGCCCCTCGCCCACGAAGTCGGTGTAGAAGAGGATGAAGCTCATGACGGCCACCCAGCTGCAGAGCTGCGCCGCGCAGAGCCGGCGCATCACGGCCGGCACGTGGCAGTAGCTGCGGTAGAGCGCCGGCGTCATGGCGACGCAGGGCCGCAGCAAGCACAGCAGCGGCAGCGAGCGCAGCAGCCGCAGCTTACACTTCACCACGTAGCAGCAGGACCGCGGGGGCCCCCCGCGAGGCCCCGCCTCCAGGGGCCTGCCCCCCCCGGCCTCCAGGAGCCCCTccgccgccccgcccccgcccccggccccggcgccggccccgccccccgcgcaGGCCGGCTCCTCCGACGCCTTCATGGTGACCAGCACGCTGCAGacgaagatgaggatgaggatggcgAAGAGGCAGTCGGCCTGGCCCCCCAGGTACACGGACAGCAGGCCGCGGCTCCAGTCCAGCGCGGGCAGCAGGTAGCCCACGCAGCCGCCCAGGCTCACCATGAAGGAGAACATGGAGAAGGCCAGGTCCTCCTGGTCGCGGTACAGGTCCGACAGCAGCGCCTCCAGCGGCGTGAAGCACACCTGGCCGCAGAAGTCCAGCAGCACCACGCCGAAGATCAGGAACCCCACCTGGGACCGAGAGCTCACGTCAACACTTACTCTTTATACAGCATGTACGTCACATACCCACGGTCCCTCACTCTATATACAGCCTATACACTTATTCAGTCCCTTATCCCCAGTCCCACTTATTCAATCCCATATTAAGTCCCTTATTCTATATATCCTATACATCGCATAAACACAGACATATATTCTAACCTATTCTAACATTCTATAGATTTGATTACATTTAAACCGATGGTTTCATACATTATATAAtctacatttatatatttatatttaatctATATAATCAATCTATATTTATGTATAATCGATATAatccatatttatatataataatcgATATTTCGATATAATCTATATTTCAATATAAtccatctatatttatatataatcaatatttagatataatctatctatatttatatataatcaatatttatatataatctatatttatatataatcgatctatattcatataaaatcaatattaatatataatctATATTTCCGAGCACGCACTCTGGTGTTCGGACTCCCAGTAAGGGGACCGGTTGGGACCGGGTTGATCCGGTTGGGACCAGGTCGGACCGGGGTGACCCGTACCTGCAGGTTGGTGCTCCCCCAGGCCAGGCGGGCGGCCAGCAGGTCAGCGTGGGGGATGATGAGCAGCGCCAGCAGGACCCCCAGGGAGAGGAGCCACAGGAACGGCCGGCGCCGCCCGTAGCTGCTGTTGCATTGGTCGCTGGcagagccaatcagagggaTGAACAGCAGGCCCAGCACCGGCCCgacccctgcacacacacacacacacacacacacacacacacacacacacacacacacacacacacacacacacacacacacacacacacacacacacacacacacacacacacacacacacacacacacacacggagtgatggaggagagggtgagcagAGGGGGTTGATATGTTTGCATATTGATATCTGTAAGGTCCATCTGTTGATCCTGTAAGGTCCATCcttcctgtctgactctcccCCGTCACTGACACTCATTGTGGAGgccatccctcctcctctcctgatcCTGGTTCAGACGCAGTGGCTCACGTGTACCGGGTGTCCCAATCACCTCCTTATTGCCGCACTGGGATCAGAGGTCTAAAGACCTTTTGTGTTGGTTTGGACTGGTTTAAACCTTTTTGGTTTTGGACTCTAAACCAGACTCGTTAAGACTCTAATCCAACACAGGGCCAGTCGTTATGGAGCACATTCAAATCACACCCCATTCTCTATTTAAACTTTACTTTCAAATCTCAACAGAAACATGGAGGACCGCTCATAATCTATCGGACTCATCGACAACACTGAGGGTTGGAGCGCATGTTAGTGTAGGATGGGAGTGggtgctggtgtgtgttggtttatgTTTATTGTGTTGAGCACCTATAACGTCTATACAGTAAACTTTCTCGACAGTAAACAGGGTATACCTCGACAGGGTAAACTGTGTTAAGAAAAGGGTTCCCTTATCTAATCTAGTTTCACCAGACCTCAGCCCCCGTCCCTCAAACACACCGTATCTACCGTaatctctccttccccccagATGTCCGCCTCTAATTAAAAAGGAAATTGGGCAAAATCTCTGAGCTCAGTTTCACACGGACCACATGAGAGTTAGCCCTCAGAGTGGGACTCATGCTGGAGTCCCTGTGGGCAGGCTGAGAACAGCAGAGCACGACcacaaacacatcacacaaGTCATCGCCTCCTCCCACCACTtgctctctgacacacacacacacacacacacacacacacacacacacacacacacacacacacacacacacacacacacacacacacacacacacacacacacacacacacacacacacacacacacacacacacacagagacagagagagacaaagagagcgagggagcgagcgagagagtgtgagagagagagcagggtgaGAGAAACATGATAGGACACTGGAGAAGGAGAGTAACCACTGAGGCCCGGTGGGCCAGCTAATGGCAGTGAGATAGCCACCAGACGCGCTATCCGAGAAGCCACCGCTGCAGCTTTAATCTTCCCAGGGccccgtctccgtctccctccctccctcaactATACTCCAGCAGGTGAGAGACGCGTCTTCTGAACCTGATTCATTAATCCTCTCTGGGGGCCGTTTGCTCCTCCTTTGCTCCTTCCTTTATAGACATTAATATGATGATGAGCCGCAGAAAGGCCCTTCTGCCTGTCGGAGGGCCAAAATCTAGCGGACTCTGGTAGTTCCTCTTTGCAATGAAGTAAAATAAACAGAAAGAGGAACTGAACTGAGGCCCTTCTAAATTGAAATGAAAATGTATAAAGTTGTAAGTCTTCCTGTTCTTCGTGTTGGGAAGGTTCACACGATGTAACTCGCAGGAAGCAATCTATTTCTGTCACACACGTTATGATGACAAACTGTTAACAAACTGAAACCCAAAGTATGGACATAATTCACCCAGTGGCCATGTTGGTTCTTCACAGTCGCTGAGGGGGGAACAGCCAGCGTTTAGAATTAACAAGAACCGCGTTAACAAAAAACACtcaaatgccgcttttccactgcatggtaccagctcgacacgactcgacacgactcgactcagctcgcattttttgcgtttccaccgcggtaccatggtatctggtacctgaagtggctgctttttctagtacctactcgctctaggttccaagcgagctgagccgatgctaaaaggtgacgtcggcagacggccggcgactgattggccagagagtgtgacgaagtcacgagagcgacatggcaaccatgctggtaacagccatagcagcgccgcagccaacatgttccacttctccaacttcttcaacatgccagctaataatagtaatgcgatcgatgtcctccattgttgttatgtgggttctgtccatgtgtgggttgcgtatgtgttgtttgcgtcgcgtacacaaatacgtcacggccctttcgcgcagccgaccccgcccacgtccaggaggtactatttgcggtggaaaagcacccgtgctgctaccgtgtcgagtcgtgtcgtgtcgagtcgtgtcgagtcgagctacatgtgcggtggaaaagcggcaaaaaTGTACTCTTCACCCCTAGGACTgaggtctagaggagaggactgaggtctagaggagaggaCTGAGGTCTAAAGGGGAGGACTGAGGTCTAGAGGAAAGGACTGACGTCTAGAAGAGAGGACTGAGGTCTAAAGGGGAGGCTgaggtctagaggagaggaCTGAGGTCTAGAAGAGAGATTGAGGTCTAAAGGAGAGGACTGAGGTCTAGAGGAGAGGCTGAGGTCTAGAGAGGACTGGGGTCTAGAGGAGAGGCTgaggtctagaggagaggactggggtctagaggagaggactgaggtctagaggagaggctgaggtctagaggagaggactgaggtctagaggagaggctgaggtctagaggagaggaCTGAGGTCTAAAGGAGAGGACTGAGGTCTAGAGGAGCACTGAGGTCTAAAGGAGAGGACTGAGGTCTAGAGGAGAGGCCTgaggtctagaggagaggactgaggtctagaggagaggaCTGAGGTCTAGGAGAGGACTGAGGACTAGAGGAGAGGactgaggtctagaggaggactGAGGTCTAAAGGAGAGGACTgaggtctagaggagaggactgaggtctaaaggagaggactgaggtctaaaggagaggactgaggtctaaaggagaggactgaggtctagaggagaggactgaggtctagaggagaggactgaggtctagaggagaggactgaggtctagaggagaggaCTGAAGTCTAAAAGGAGAGGACTGAGGTCTAAAGGAGAGGACTgaggtctagaggagaggactgaggtctagaggagaggactgaggtctagaggagaggactgaggtctagaggagaggactgaggtctagaggagaggagaacccgTGTCCAGCCCAGAGGGACTCCTCCTGGTCTCATTAACCAGACCCCCTGATGGGGCAGATGCTCCAGACCTCTTGGGGTCAGACTGTGAACCAGCGGCAGGGGGCACATTCCTTAAATACCTCACATAACTTGAGTCATGTGCCCCTCTTCGTCGTCTTCTCTACGGCTCCTCTACCTCCGGAACAACGCTGTCTGGGACTGGGAATGCAGACCGGATGGATTTGGTCGGAACAGCTCCGGTCAATTTCATGCAAATAATAAATGAGAGATGGTGATGATGGAAGCCGATCTCTCAGAACAGACGGAGTGTTGTGAGGGTCTGCTCCGTCTGCCTCCGGCCCCACAATGCCCTTCGGTTAGCCTATAACCAATGACTTACAAACCTTAACCCCCTTAGAGATCCCCCGGGGTCTGAAATAAAGAATTATTTTATATAACTTAACCCTAGTCCTGTGAGGATGCGAGTACATTTATCTCCCACTAGTACACAACTTTCTACCCCTTTTCCCATTAACTCTTAAAGATGTGCCAGTACAACAACcaaagtgtgcgtgtttgtgtgtgtgtgtgtgtaggtgtgtaggtgtgtagtgtgtgtgtgtgtgtgtgtgtgtgtgtgtgtgtgtcgttaggTCTCACAGCTGAAAGGCACTAGGTTCGATCCCCACGGTCCTGCAGCCTTAAGAGCGACCTCGCTCCCCGGCCAGAGAGAACTTCACCCAACCCCTAGGGGCGGGTCACTAGTCTGGGTCCAGGACCGACCTAGGACCAGGTCTAGGTGAGGAccgaggtctagaggaggactGAGGTCTAGAAGAGAGGACTTAGAGGACATGGTCTAGTCTAGAGGACCTACCTAGGAACTGGTCTAGTCTAGAGGACCTACCTAGGAACTGGTCTAGTCTAGAGGACCTACCTAGGACCATTGTCATGTATCTCTCCTGCACGCCGGCCTCCAGCAGCATTGGGGGGGCGTAGGTGATGCCGGCTGCCAGGCAGATCTCCAGACCGCAGGTCAGCGCGTTGAGCAGGACCAGACGCCAGCGGGAACGCCATCCGGGCATCCTGACCGGACCGGCGCTCGTGGCCGGGGGCGGAGTctgatgggggggtggggtggacgGGGGAGCCACCTGGGAGAGAGGGCAGCGGTGTCACCAGGTCGTCTCAGTTGACCAGGTGGATCCATCTTGCTACCGGCATGCTggatctgaggaggaggaggaggaggaggaggaggaggaggaggaggcttttAGATTCATATTCCATCGTTGCCCCATTACGATCCATTCTGAAGGTGTCCGACCAcacagtcaagtcaagtcaaggccatttttttttctatagcGCATTTACAGACGGCTGAGCCGCACCAAAGTGCTTCACAATAAAGTTTTTAAGGCAATAAACAAAGAAATGGCCTAAGGCAAAACAGTCAATGACTGTAGGAGTTAAAagaatgcaaaaaataaaattttaAAAAGGTAACTAGGGGACACTATGCACTGGCACTACAAAAAAACACTGGACTTCCCCAGCGTGGTCTCAGTAGCGTCGCCATGGAAATTGTTAAAGTCATAACGTGCGGTTTTAAGAGGAAGGAAGGGCCAAACggaggagaagaaaaaataCCCATTTTCTAATTCCTCCCAGCATCGCTGCTGACCTCAGCCCAGTATCAACAGACAAGAGGTTTAAACACTGAAGGACGTTTCCACGTTGAGATAAAATTGCTGTAATAAAGCTTGGATAAAACAACACTATATGTCAAGCAAATCAATGTAAGCCTATAGTTTATCTgcattaacaaacaaacaaacagcagaaaagttgaaggatcaacaaccacaacaacagtgGGCTGCGTGTTATGGACGAGCGATGTGTGGACGACAGTTACCAGGTTTAGTGGAAGAGGGTCACGAGAAACAATCAATCAGGATTCATCGATTAAATGTCTCCAGTGCCCATTAGCAGTAACATTAccaagatggaggaggaaggtgacACTTTTAACTACTCAATAAAGGGGCCTTCATCGTTCTAGAACATCCTGTTGGTGTGTGACACTAAAACACTAGAGGGTGAAACTATCATGTATCATGTAGCACTTGGACATCTGACCAGCTCTTTGATAAAAGGGAATTTTGAGCCAATAGCCATCGTTGACCTGGCGGCCATATTAGCTTGCTGTTGGATAAACATTCTAGAATCAGAACTCTTCAAAGGTCAACCAATGGTCCACCCAGGTCGCAGCAAGAACTTCTATTAAGTGTTCTATTAAGTTTGTAGAAGTTGTTCCGACCCTACCAACCAACATGGCCGACAGATAAATAAGGTCCACACGCCCAATGAGACTGAAGCCCTGAAGTACAAACAACACCTCGATGACTGAGCAGTTTCACCAGGGAACGGTTCTACTGCCCAAGGAGCTCGGCCAGATGTTGAATCATCCCACctagggatgcaaattatcgagtaattcattaatcgatagttgtttcatcttatcgatcgatgatcgattaattgataagcggcaattcttctgagaagctgaatttccttctgaatgtgacacatttaggtgaTAATTCAACGAAGTCGTTTAgttgttgtactttaaaatacatttacatttagggcatttagcagacgcttttatccaaagcgacttacaataagtacatttgtcatttgtcgtcattaaccaacttaaagtggctccatactgcactccgttttgccctcttcatcgtgtcccgcttttcgtttgtcttgttctgcttcgcttgtgttcccgcttgtgttcccgcgtgtgcgtcaagtacgtctggcgtcaagcgcaCCCTCACGTGGATGGTTGGAAaattacgggttaaaaatgcgattaattgcaagtaatttattttaatcgagtaatctcttatcgacaattaatcgataatcgattaattgtttgcatccccACCCCCTGATACGTGTATACTGTGTGTACACAGCTGCTTACTTTGTGGCACCACAAAAGGTCAATGAAAGTTCGCTGAAGTTCCCCAGAAGGGCCGATGAAAGGTCACGACACCTGGGCTTTAGTGGCTCCAGGCCAGACGCTACGGACCAGAGGCTCAGATGTTCCTCCACCCTGGAGCCCGCAGCAGCTGGACAGCAGACCGGACCTCTCCCCCAAGCCGGGGCTAGACGTCCGGACGGCCGGAGAACGCTGCAATCGTCTGGTTCCATTGTGCTCCTTGAGCTGAAACACTGAGAACACCGACGGGGAGACGAGACGCTGCCTCAGAGATCAGCTTATTCATCAACAGACTGTACGGTTCACATCGTTCAGCGAGACTACAGAGCACAGCGGGTCCTAATAGCCCTTGGTCTGATCTTCaggggagatagggggagacGGAGACTGATATTCCCAGTGTGATTAATTTATGCCCTGATTAGTCACATATCCAGTGTTTGACAGGGGTTTGGTTTTAACATCTGCTGCTACACATTAGTCAGACTCCTGCCACGCTCAGTCAACCACACTGCCACGATTAAACGCTCAGCGCTTCAGGATCCAAAACAAATCCAACAAATCAAGCCGGAATTCATGTCCAAGTTTGAGAGATCCCTCAACTGGTTTTCTGGTGCAGGACCAGAACCTCAGCAGTTCACCAGCAGGCTGACCAGAGATGCGAGTCCAGTAGACCAAGGATCAGGTCTAAGAAGCAGGTCTGAAAAGCTCAATCCTAGACCTGAACTCGACTCAAGTTCGCTCACCAGGAACCAACAAGACCTCCAGGTTCCAGAACAGGGACTTGGTATCAA includes:
- the slc45a3 gene encoding solute carrier family 45 member 3; this encodes MPGWRSRWRLVLLNALTCGLEICLAAGITYAPPMLLEAGVQERYMTMVLGVGPVLGLLFIPLIGSASDQCNSSYGRRRPFLWLLSLGVLLALLIIPHADLLAARLAWGSTNLQVGFLIFGVVLLDFCGQVCFTPLEALLSDLYRDQEDLAFSMFSFMVSLGGCVGYLLPALDWSRGLLSVYLGGQADCLFAILILIFVCSVLVTMKASEEPACAGGGAGAGAGGGGGAAEGLLEAGGGRPLEAGPRGGPPRSCCYVVKCKLRLLRSLPLLCLLRPCVAMTPALYRSYCHVPAVMRRLCAAQLCSWVAVMSFILFYTDFVGEGLYQGEPSAAPGTAARLRYDEGIRMGSLGLFLQCATSTFFSLVMSRLVRRLGSRWVYLSSMASFTLSAAVICVSNSVLLVTLMSALTGYAYATLQTLPYTLTCHYHKEKELYMAKRSPKSVHTNGVKRDPPNGTAGYAEAGLNGHAYFGPGGSDFYTGPSGQNGSSKGPAGPGGAAPEETEGGGGFEKRGVGLDFAILDSTFLLSQVFPTLFMGLIVQLVQSVTAYMACSVVFGCLAVGLANRIVFEQRDLKT